In Parasegetibacter sp. NRK P23, a single genomic region encodes these proteins:
- the ribD gene encoding bifunctional diaminohydroxyphosphoribosylaminopyrimidine deaminase/5-amino-6-(5-phosphoribosylamino)uracil reductase RibD, whose amino-acid sequence MRDEVYMRRCFQLAEAALGEVAPNPIVGAVLVHDDRIIGEGFHRKYGAAHAEVNAINAVKEADRPLIPYATMYVSLEPCAHFGKTPPCADLLVREHVKRVVIANRDPFPDVDGKGIGKLRTAGIEVTTGLLEEEGWWLNRRFFTFNTQQRPYIVLKWAQTANGIIGTPGERLLISNQFTNRLVHKWRSEEAAILVGKNTALEDNPRLDNRYWQGSAPVRILMDPALEVPDKAHIYNNAAPSIIINHQAERTVGNITWLKADASRPLATEVCRLLYEQNIQSVLVEGGAKTLTSFLEADLYDEVRIITNETLTVNQGIKAPVPGKLVHLDTQRMGSDTVTVFRRP is encoded by the coding sequence ATGAGGGATGAAGTTTACATGCGCAGGTGTTTTCAACTGGCGGAAGCGGCTTTGGGTGAAGTAGCGCCCAATCCTATTGTTGGCGCGGTATTGGTGCATGACGACCGCATCATAGGAGAGGGTTTTCATCGTAAATACGGTGCCGCGCATGCGGAAGTGAACGCGATCAATGCTGTGAAAGAAGCAGATCGCCCACTCATCCCCTACGCCACAATGTATGTGTCTCTGGAGCCCTGTGCACATTTTGGCAAAACCCCTCCCTGCGCGGACCTGCTGGTCCGCGAACATGTAAAACGGGTAGTAATCGCCAACCGCGATCCTTTTCCCGATGTGGATGGGAAAGGGATAGGCAAACTAAGAACGGCCGGTATTGAAGTGACCACCGGACTGCTTGAAGAAGAAGGCTGGTGGCTCAACCGCAGGTTCTTTACTTTCAACACCCAACAGCGTCCTTACATCGTTTTAAAGTGGGCCCAGACTGCCAACGGCATCATCGGGACACCCGGGGAACGATTGCTTATTTCCAACCAATTTACCAACCGGCTGGTGCACAAATGGCGTTCTGAAGAAGCGGCCATTTTGGTTGGAAAAAACACCGCGCTGGAAGATAATCCCAGGCTCGATAACCGCTACTGGCAAGGATCGGCTCCGGTAAGAATACTAATGGATCCTGCGCTGGAAGTGCCGGATAAGGCTCATATTTATAACAATGCAGCACCTTCAATTATCATCAATCACCAAGCTGAAAGAACCGTTGGCAACATCACCTGGCTGAAAGCGGATGCCTCACGGCCATTGGCAACCGAAGTTTGCAGGCTTCTTTACGAGCAAAATATCCAAAGCGTATTGGTGGAGGGAGGCGCGAAAACGCTTACTTCCTTCCTGGAAGCGGATTTGTACGATGAAGTCAGAATCATTACGAATGAAACCCTTACTGTGAACCAGGGTATTAAAGCACCTGTTCCGGGTAAGCTGGTACACCTGGACACCCAACGTATGGGTTCCGACACCGTAACTGTATTCCGGCGTCCCTGA
- a CDS encoding MotA/TolQ/ExbB proton channel family protein: protein MDIFLLQVPGANTTADTLSQVNNAVTTAPATNESLFDILSKGGVLMIPLALLLAVAIYVFIERLLFISKATKSDDNFMSIIRDHIVSGNVSAARSLTKNTNSSVARIIDKGIQRIGKPIDVIERSMENIGRLELYKMEKNIAILSVIGYIAPLFGFLGTIVGMFQLFYGIASSGEYTISTIAGGIYVKMISSAAGLIIGLAAYIGYRILSSQIDKATNKMEVASADFIDVLQEPTR, encoded by the coding sequence ATGGATATTTTTCTTTTACAGGTGCCTGGCGCCAATACAACGGCTGATACGCTCAGCCAGGTGAATAACGCTGTTACAACCGCGCCTGCCACCAATGAAAGTTTGTTCGATATTTTGTCTAAAGGTGGTGTATTGATGATTCCGCTGGCGCTTCTGCTGGCAGTGGCCATCTATGTGTTCATAGAGCGTTTGCTGTTCATCAGCAAGGCAACAAAGAGCGATGATAACTTTATGAGCATCATCCGGGATCATATCGTATCCGGAAATGTTTCCGCCGCCAGGAGCCTGACCAAGAACACAAACAGTTCTGTAGCCCGCATCATCGACAAAGGTATCCAGCGCATTGGTAAACCGATTGATGTGATTGAAAGAAGTATGGAGAATATCGGTCGCCTGGAGCTGTACAAGATGGAGAAAAACATCGCCATCCTTTCCGTGATCGGGTATATCGCCCCGCTGTTCGGGTTTCTGGGTACCATTGTGGGGATGTTCCAGTTGTTCTACGGCATCGCTTCCAGTGGAGAATACACGATTTCGACCATTGCGGGCGGTATTTATGTGAAGATGATCTCTTCCGCGGCGGGTCTGATCATTGGACTGGCGGCTTACATCGGTTACCGGATACTTTCATCCCAGATCGATAAAGCGACCAATAAAATGGAAGTGGCCAGCGCCGATTTTATAGACGTTTTGCAGGAACCTACCCGTTGA
- a CDS encoding biopolymer transporter ExbD, protein MNLRRKHREEAEVHTGPLNDILFILLLFFLIVSTLANPNVIKLSQPKAKSDTKAKQTVVVSIDMDKQFYVGTTKVSIEQLKETLLPIIQKETQEPSIVINADKSVPVEDVVAVMRVARELGAKSVLAVDKNGAQ, encoded by the coding sequence ATGAATTTACGCAGAAAACACAGGGAAGAAGCCGAAGTGCACACAGGGCCGCTGAATGATATCCTTTTCATTCTGCTGCTGTTTTTCCTGATTGTGTCCACGCTGGCCAACCCGAATGTGATCAAGCTTTCCCAGCCGAAAGCGAAGAGCGATACGAAGGCAAAGCAAACAGTGGTGGTATCAATAGATATGGATAAGCAATTCTATGTTGGTACTACAAAAGTGTCGATAGAACAACTGAAAGAAACCCTGTTGCCGATTATTCAGAAAGAAACACAGGAACCTTCTATTGTGATCAACGCCGATAAATCGGTTCCGGTGGAAGATGTGGTGGCGGTGATGCGTGTGGCGCGGGAGCTCGGTGCCAAATCTGTACTGGCGGTTGATAAGAATGGGGCTCAGTAG
- the pepT gene encoding peptidase T, producing MFSSYHFTVAERFLHYVQIDTQSDPFSSSFPSTEKQKDLGAVLVQQLKEMGIEDAEMDTHGYVYATIPSNTEKQVPVICFCAHMDTAPDCTGANVKPLIHWNYDGGDIVLPDDSTQVISPEAHPYLKEKKGEDIITASGTTLLGADDKAGVAIIMDMAHYLVTHPQVKHGKIRLLFTPDEEVGRGVDKVDLQKLGADFGYTLDAGERGAYEDETFSADGVTITIHGVSAHPGYAKDKLVNALKVAGAFLSALPKDGLAPELTEGREGFFHPIHFDGIAEKATLRFIVRDFITAKLAEHEAVLKACLDKALAQYPGATASFEVKEQYRNMKEIVQQHPEVSAYAIEAILRAGIDVKPMSARGGTDGSRLSFMGLPCPNIFTGEMAFHGKHEYVSIQDMQKSVETIVHLAAIWEEKQPS from the coding sequence ATGTTCTCCTCTTATCATTTTACCGTTGCCGAACGGTTCCTCCATTACGTGCAGATAGATACGCAAAGTGATCCGTTTTCTTCTTCTTTCCCCTCTACCGAAAAACAAAAGGACCTTGGTGCCGTACTTGTACAGCAACTAAAGGAAATGGGAATTGAAGATGCTGAAATGGATACTCACGGATATGTATATGCGACTATTCCTTCCAATACAGAAAAGCAGGTGCCCGTCATCTGTTTTTGCGCGCACATGGATACTGCCCCCGATTGTACCGGCGCCAATGTGAAACCTTTGATCCACTGGAATTATGATGGCGGCGATATCGTACTGCCGGATGATTCCACACAGGTGATCAGTCCGGAGGCGCATCCTTATCTGAAAGAGAAAAAAGGGGAAGATATTATTACCGCTTCCGGCACCACTTTGCTGGGCGCTGACGACAAAGCGGGTGTGGCCATCATCATGGATATGGCGCATTATCTGGTAACGCATCCCCAGGTGAAACACGGGAAAATCCGTTTGTTGTTTACGCCAGACGAAGAAGTAGGGCGTGGCGTGGATAAAGTGGACCTCCAAAAACTGGGTGCCGACTTCGGTTATACGCTGGATGCAGGAGAACGCGGGGCTTATGAAGATGAGACTTTTTCCGCCGATGGTGTTACCATCACCATTCACGGGGTGAGTGCACATCCCGGTTACGCGAAAGATAAACTGGTGAACGCGCTGAAAGTCGCGGGCGCTTTCCTGTCTGCGTTACCGAAAGATGGACTTGCACCTGAACTGACAGAAGGAAGGGAAGGATTTTTTCATCCCATCCATTTTGATGGTATCGCTGAGAAAGCTACGCTGCGTTTTATCGTACGTGATTTTATTACCGCGAAATTAGCGGAGCATGAAGCCGTGCTGAAAGCGTGTCTTGACAAGGCTTTGGCGCAATACCCCGGCGCTACCGCTTCTTTTGAGGTGAAGGAGCAATACCGGAACATGAAAGAGATTGTGCAACAACATCCTGAAGTATCCGCTTATGCGATCGAGGCCATTCTCCGGGCCGGCATCGATGTTAAACCGATGAGTGCCAGGGGCGGAACGGATGGCTCACGCCTTTCGTTTATGGGATTGCCTTGTCCGAATATCTTCACCGGCGAGATGGCTTTTCATGGCAAGCATGAATATGTGAGCATCCAGGATATGCAGAAAAGTGTGGAGACGATTGTGCACCTGGCGGCGATTTGGGAAGAAAAACAACCTTCGTGA
- the prmC gene encoding peptide chain release factor N(5)-glutamine methyltransferase codes for MTIQQQFHELRKKLETRYDNREAGNIADMVMENITGQSRSERMMLAHAELTAQQENNIIEMAERLLKGVPVQYVLEEAWFMNRRFFVNQDVLIPRPETEELVHWMIAHIIEADPGKSLRVIDIGTGSGCIPVSLKLELPCLEVHALDVSEAALNMAKRNASALGAEIEFHHTDFTDPEKWEPFHGFDMIISNPPYIPLEEKNEMEPHVVEQEPHLALFVPDNDPYLFYRLIAAFASQKLAPGGTVFMEIHADAGENIRHLFKQTGFSAIEVKKDMQGKDRMVKARKTAVY; via the coding sequence ATGACCATCCAGCAACAATTCCACGAACTTCGGAAAAAACTTGAGACGCGTTACGACAACCGGGAAGCAGGCAATATCGCGGATATGGTGATGGAAAACATCACCGGCCAATCAAGAAGTGAGCGTATGATGCTGGCCCATGCTGAGCTTACGGCTCAGCAGGAGAACAACATCATTGAGATGGCGGAACGCTTACTGAAGGGCGTTCCGGTACAATATGTACTGGAAGAAGCCTGGTTTATGAACCGCCGTTTTTTCGTGAATCAGGATGTACTGATCCCAAGGCCCGAAACAGAAGAACTGGTGCACTGGATGATCGCGCACATCATAGAAGCTGATCCGGGAAAATCACTGCGTGTAATAGACATCGGTACTGGAAGCGGATGCATCCCTGTTTCCTTAAAACTCGAACTCCCCTGCCTGGAAGTTCACGCTTTAGATGTTTCCGAAGCCGCACTGAACATGGCCAAAAGAAATGCTTCGGCCCTGGGTGCGGAAATCGAATTTCACCATACTGACTTTACGGACCCGGAAAAATGGGAACCCTTCCATGGATTCGATATGATTATTTCCAATCCGCCCTATATTCCGCTGGAAGAAAAAAATGAGATGGAACCGCATGTGGTGGAACAGGAGCCCCACCTGGCCCTGTTTGTGCCCGACAATGATCCATACCTGTTCTACCGGCTGATCGCGGCTTTCGCTTCGCAGAAACTGGCGCCGGGCGGAACGGTATTTATGGAAATACACGCAGATGCCGGAGAGAATATCCGTCACCTCTTCAAACAGACGGGCTTCTCAGCAATAGAAGTAAAAAAAGATATGCAGGGGAAGGACCGGATGGTAAAAGCCAGGAAAACAGCGGTCTACTGA
- a CDS encoding YpdA family putative bacillithiol disulfide reductase: MLYDVVIAGGGPIGLACGLAAKAAGLQYLILEKGCLVNSLYNYPLNMTFFSTSEKLEIGGVPFVSNNAKPTRPEALEYYRRVAVSARLNIQLREKVTGIRQQNDHHIVTTEHHAYHTKNVVLATGFYDLPYQMHVPGEELPKVTHYYKDPHFYALQHVLVVGANNSAVDAALETWRKGAQVTMVIREGEIGKRVKYWAKPDIENRIAEGSIRAFFHSTIAEIQEKSVVLNTPEGSVEIPNDYVIAMTGYQPDFTLLQQTGITLSDDEVKQPSYNPATMETNVPGIFLAGVVCGGLNTHVWFIENSREHADLIVRAILRKEDQRGALL; this comes from the coding sequence ATGCTGTACGATGTTGTAATTGCGGGAGGCGGGCCTATCGGACTCGCCTGCGGATTGGCCGCCAAAGCGGCCGGACTACAATACCTGATCCTGGAAAAAGGATGCCTGGTCAATTCGCTGTACAACTACCCGCTCAACATGACTTTTTTCTCTACTTCTGAAAAACTTGAGATCGGCGGTGTACCATTTGTATCCAACAACGCGAAGCCTACCCGCCCCGAAGCGCTGGAATATTACCGCAGGGTAGCCGTTTCCGCCAGACTGAACATTCAATTACGGGAAAAAGTAACGGGTATCCGGCAACAAAATGACCACCACATCGTAACAACCGAACACCATGCCTACCACACCAAAAACGTGGTGCTGGCAACAGGCTTCTACGATCTTCCTTATCAAATGCATGTTCCGGGTGAGGAACTTCCTAAAGTAACGCACTATTACAAGGACCCGCATTTCTATGCCCTTCAGCATGTATTGGTCGTGGGCGCGAACAACTCCGCCGTTGACGCAGCCCTGGAGACCTGGCGCAAAGGCGCTCAGGTTACCATGGTGATCCGGGAAGGCGAGATTGGTAAAAGAGTAAAATACTGGGCCAAGCCGGATATCGAGAACAGGATCGCTGAAGGTAGCATACGGGCTTTTTTCCACAGCACCATCGCTGAAATACAAGAAAAGAGCGTGGTGTTGAATACACCGGAAGGAAGTGTAGAAATCCCCAACGATTATGTGATCGCTATGACGGGTTACCAACCCGATTTTACCCTGTTACAACAAACGGGTATTACACTGAGTGATGATGAGGTGAAACAACCATCTTATAATCCTGCAACCATGGAAACGAATGTGCCGGGTATCTTCCTGGCGGGCGTGGTGTGCGGGGGATTAAACACCCATGTATGGTTCATTGAAAATTCAAGGGAACACGCAGATTTGATTGTGCGCGCCATTTTGCGGAAGGAAGATCAGCGCGGAGCACTGCTGTAA
- a CDS encoding virulence RhuM family protein, with the protein MDSAQQHFPIIFYSTLAGDVKIEVVFNDETFWLTQKRMAELFSVKVPAISKHLSNIFDTGELQEEEVVSILETTAADGKKYKTSYYNLDAIIAIGYRVNSYQATQFRIWATKTLREFIIKGFVLDDERLKQGKYFGKDYFDELLARIREIRASERRFYLKITDIYEQCSSDYNKNAELTQTFFKTVQNKLHFAISGKTAAQIIAERANADKPNMGLTTWKNAPDGKVLKTDIGIAKNYLIEKEIKELERIVTMYLDFAELQASRQIPMKMADWISRLDAFLQFNEYQILKDAGKVSHAVAMELVEK; encoded by the coding sequence ATGGACAGTGCTCAACAACATTTCCCAATCATCTTTTATAGCACCCTTGCCGGGGATGTGAAGATTGAAGTTGTCTTTAATGATGAAACCTTTTGGCTCACTCAAAAGCGCATGGCTGAGTTGTTTAGTGTAAAGGTGCCGGCAATCAGTAAGCATTTGTCCAATATTTTTGACACTGGGGAATTGCAGGAGGAGGAAGTTGTTTCCATTTTGGAAACAACTGCTGCAGATGGGAAAAAATACAAAACTTCATACTATAATCTCGATGCTATTATTGCAATAGGGTATAGGGTCAACAGTTACCAAGCTACACAATTTCGCATATGGGCTACCAAGACGCTTCGTGAGTTCATTATTAAGGGGTTTGTACTGGATGATGAGAGACTTAAGCAAGGTAAATACTTTGGCAAAGATTATTTTGATGAACTTTTAGCGCGTATTCGTGAGATACGTGCCAGTGAACGACGCTTCTACCTCAAAATCACTGATATCTACGAGCAGTGCAGTAGCGATTACAACAAAAATGCGGAGCTCACCCAAACTTTTTTCAAAACGGTACAGAATAAGTTGCATTTCGCCATATCCGGGAAAACTGCAGCACAAATTATTGCTGAACGTGCCAACGCCGATAAACCGAATATGGGCCTGACCACCTGGAAGAATGCCCCTGATGGAAAGGTGTTGAAAACAGATATTGGAATTGCCAAAAACTATCTTATTGAAAAGGAAATTAAAGAGCTTGAAAGAATTGTAACCATGTACCTGGACTTTGCCGAACTGCAGGCTTCCCGACAAATACCAATGAAAATGGCGGACTGGATCAGTCGTCTGGATGCCTTTTTGCAGTTTAATGAATACCAGATATTAAAGGATGCCGGTAAAGTTAGTCACGCTGTAGCCATGGAACTTGTTGAAAAATAA